One stretch of Variovorax sp. 54 DNA includes these proteins:
- a CDS encoding outer membrane protein assembly factor BamB family protein has translation MKKKSLVTLLISCGVLASPLLITACGGSSSGGGTPVLPVAPAPAPPPSADAPPPASPPAAVAPASDLSDCCTAGDKDFPKVGGNLGNQNYSSLRKINKGLVTQLGGAWVNQIEGGMTTGNNQSTTVVVDGVLYIESAPGNVVAVDGKTGVTKWKWTTPYGGITRRGVAVAKDLGLVFTVATGNRLVALRTDTGAVEWIKQYPTSSTDPDYKGALQKVALVYHDKRLYLGTNDGNRGAAFSADALTGKVLTTFWGVPRAGELGYDTWGGAPDAARTGATPWIHPAVDPELGLVYWTFGNVRGGSSQDGSSRPGQNLFANSIVALDLKSGEYKWHFQSVHHDIWDMDNVMSPVLADVKIDGKDRKVVIYGSKTGMYYILDRKDGTAPLGIDEVPVKQDARQASWPTQPLPRQGAWTETCIVDQPLGTAIPGDPNRAVPNYTKGCLYDAHWDVPILSIPGHGGGANWNHQSFSQRTGLVYTGMGYVSAAHSLSESSNGLRPPGTYMTGAVVAVDPSTNLVKWKKPLPYSVAHGNGILSTASDLLFIGQPDGNLLALDAQDGTELWRFQTGAAISASPVSYEIDGEQYIAVFSGGTSIPYGDSAPRGDRLWAFKVGGAVTAAATPTPPVVRRPVSGAAVEGAALPTPNTVFLARVQTPTNEPGATESTAVNAMTPTFMRVPVNTVVTFTNPATNANTHCATQFFEGRFNLRLTPGQSQTHTFDTPGEYFYNDCHSPRPTGKIVVY, from the coding sequence ATGAAGAAAAAATCATTGGTCACGCTGCTGATCTCGTGCGGCGTGCTCGCATCGCCGTTGCTGATCACCGCCTGCGGCGGCTCCAGCAGCGGTGGCGGCACACCTGTGCTGCCCGTGGCGCCAGCGCCCGCGCCGCCGCCGTCGGCCGACGCACCGCCACCCGCATCGCCACCCGCAGCCGTCGCACCTGCGTCCGATCTGTCGGACTGCTGCACCGCCGGCGACAAGGACTTCCCGAAGGTCGGCGGCAACCTGGGCAACCAGAACTATTCGAGCCTGCGCAAGATCAACAAGGGCCTCGTCACGCAACTCGGTGGCGCCTGGGTCAACCAGATCGAAGGCGGCATGACCACCGGCAACAACCAGAGCACCACCGTCGTCGTCGACGGCGTGCTCTACATCGAGTCGGCGCCCGGCAACGTGGTCGCGGTGGACGGCAAGACCGGCGTGACGAAGTGGAAGTGGACCACGCCCTACGGCGGCATCACCCGCCGCGGCGTGGCCGTCGCGAAAGACCTGGGCCTGGTGTTCACCGTCGCCACCGGCAACCGCCTCGTCGCGCTACGCACCGACACCGGCGCCGTCGAGTGGATCAAGCAGTACCCGACCAGCAGCACCGACCCCGACTACAAGGGCGCGCTGCAGAAGGTCGCGTTGGTCTATCACGACAAGCGCCTCTACCTGGGCACCAACGACGGCAACCGCGGCGCCGCGTTCTCGGCCGACGCGCTCACCGGCAAGGTGCTGACCACGTTCTGGGGCGTGCCCCGCGCGGGCGAGCTGGGCTACGACACCTGGGGCGGCGCGCCCGACGCGGCACGCACCGGTGCCACGCCGTGGATCCATCCCGCGGTCGATCCCGAGCTGGGCCTGGTGTACTGGACCTTCGGCAACGTGCGCGGCGGTTCGTCGCAAGACGGTTCCTCGCGCCCGGGCCAGAACCTGTTCGCCAATTCCATCGTCGCGCTCGACCTCAAGAGCGGCGAGTACAAGTGGCACTTCCAGTCGGTGCACCACGACATCTGGGACATGGACAACGTGATGTCGCCCGTGCTCGCCGACGTGAAGATCGACGGCAAGGACCGCAAGGTCGTCATCTACGGCAGCAAGACGGGCATGTACTACATCCTCGATCGCAAGGACGGCACTGCGCCGCTGGGCATCGACGAAGTGCCCGTGAAGCAGGATGCCCGCCAGGCCAGCTGGCCCACGCAGCCGCTGCCGCGCCAGGGCGCCTGGACCGAGACCTGCATCGTCGACCAGCCGCTGGGCACGGCCATTCCGGGCGACCCGAACCGCGCGGTGCCCAACTACACCAAGGGCTGCCTGTACGACGCGCACTGGGACGTGCCGATCCTGTCCATTCCGGGCCACGGCGGCGGTGCCAACTGGAACCACCAGTCGTTCAGCCAGCGCACGGGCCTGGTCTACACGGGCATGGGCTACGTGTCGGCGGCACACTCGCTCAGCGAGTCGAGCAACGGCCTGCGCCCGCCGGGCACCTACATGACCGGCGCGGTCGTGGCGGTCGATCCGAGCACCAACCTTGTCAAGTGGAAGAAGCCGCTGCCGTACTCGGTGGCGCACGGCAACGGCATCCTGAGCACGGCCTCCGACCTGTTGTTCATCGGGCAGCCCGACGGCAACCTGCTGGCGCTCGATGCGCAGGACGGCACCGAGCTGTGGCGCTTCCAGACCGGCGCGGCGATCAGCGCGAGCCCGGTCTCCTACGAGATCGACGGCGAGCAGTACATCGCGGTGTTCTCGGGCGGCACCAGCATTCCGTACGGCGACTCGGCACCGCGCGGCGACCGGCTGTGGGCCTTCAAGGTCGGCGGCGCGGTGACCGCGGCTGCCACGCCGACACCGCCCGTGGTGCGGCGGCCCGTGTCGGGCGCGGCGGTGGAGGGCGCGGCACTGCCGACGCCGAACACCGTGTTCCTGGCGCGCGTGCAAACGCCGACGAACGAGCCCGGCGCGACCGAGTCGACGGCCGTGAATGCGATGACGCCGACCTTCATGCGCGTGCCGGTGAACACCGTCGTGACCTTCACGAACCCGGCCACCAATGCCAACACGCATTGCGCCACGCAGTTCTTCGAAGGCCGCTTCAATCTGAGGCTGACCCCGGGCCAGTCGCAGACCCACACCTTTGACACGCCGGGCGAATACTTTTACAACGACTGCCATAGCCCGCGTCCGACGGGAAAGATCGTCGTTTATTGA
- the pqqA gene encoding pyrroloquinoline quinone precursor peptide PqqA, whose product MKWCKPEFEEMRFGFEITMYISAR is encoded by the coding sequence ATGAAGTGGTGCAAGCCTGAGTTTGAAGAAATGCGTTTCGGTTTCGAAATCACGATGTACATTTCCGCGCGCTGA
- the pqqB gene encoding pyrroloquinoline quinone biosynthesis protein PqqB, giving the protein MKILVLGSGAGGGFPQWNCNCRLCAGQRSGQVRATPRTQSSIAVSADGERWILLNASPDLGAQLRASPALWPRHGLRHSPIEAVVLMDSQIDHVAGLLSLREGQRLQLYCTPEAHDDLSGSLPLLRTLESYCGVTWHPLSLERGGGAWHDIAGLRLQALPVPGKAPPYSPRRQTEARSENAAVLIEDPATGKRVLYAPGLAQVGEAERRSLDACDCVLVDGTFWTEDEMVAAGLGKKHAADMGHLPQCDGPHGPGMLQALDACAAQRKVLIHINNSNPILDEDGPERAQLVRRGIEVAFDGMALEI; this is encoded by the coding sequence ATGAAGATTCTGGTGCTGGGTTCGGGAGCGGGCGGTGGCTTCCCTCAATGGAATTGCAATTGCCGTCTGTGCGCCGGCCAGCGAAGCGGGCAGGTGCGGGCCACGCCCCGCACGCAGAGTTCGATCGCGGTGTCGGCCGACGGCGAACGCTGGATCTTGCTGAACGCTTCCCCCGACCTCGGCGCGCAACTGCGCGCCTCGCCGGCCCTGTGGCCGCGTCACGGACTGCGCCATTCGCCGATCGAGGCAGTGGTGCTGATGGACTCTCAAATCGACCACGTCGCAGGCCTGCTGAGCCTGCGTGAAGGGCAGCGGTTGCAGCTGTACTGCACGCCCGAGGCGCATGACGACCTCAGCGGCAGCCTGCCGCTGCTGCGCACGCTCGAGAGCTACTGCGGCGTGACCTGGCACCCGTTGTCGCTCGAGCGTGGCGGTGGTGCCTGGCATGACATCGCCGGCCTGCGGCTGCAGGCACTGCCGGTGCCCGGCAAGGCACCACCGTATTCGCCGCGCCGCCAGACCGAGGCGCGCAGCGAGAACGCCGCGGTGCTCATCGAAGACCCCGCCACCGGCAAGCGCGTGCTCTATGCGCCGGGCCTGGCACAGGTCGGCGAGGCCGAGCGCCGCAGCCTCGATGCCTGCGACTGCGTGCTCGTCGACGGCACCTTCTGGACCGAAGACGAGATGGTCGCGGCCGGCCTCGGCAAGAAGCACGCGGCCGACATGGGCCACCTGCCGCAATGCGACGGGCCGCATGGCCCCGGCATGCTGCAGGCGCTCGACGCTTGCGCTGCACAACGCAAGGTGCTCATCCACATCAACAACAGCAACCCCATCCTGGACGAAGACGGGCCGGAGCGCGCACAGCTCGTGCGCCGCGGCATCGAGGTCGCATTCGACGGCATGGCCCTGGAGATCTGA
- the pqqC gene encoding pyrroloquinoline-quinone synthase PqqC, whose amino-acid sequence MTADKQDPWSPEEFEARLRAMESRYHSHHPFNRRLNAGELQPFQVRGWVANRFYYQCRIPVKDAAVLSNCDDRATRRRWVVRMLDHDGHGDHEGANAGGIEIWTRLGIATGLAREVLESHALVVPGVRFAVDAYVNFARTAPWQEAVISSLTEMFAPRIHKDRLAGWPTHYPWIDTSSLDYFRSRIPLADRDVEHGLEVAMQWCTTRERQQRALHILGFKLDILWALLDAIEKAYPDDLPKEQQP is encoded by the coding sequence GTGACAGCAGACAAACAAGACCCGTGGTCCCCGGAAGAGTTCGAAGCGAGGCTGCGCGCCATGGAGTCGCGCTACCACAGCCACCACCCGTTCAACCGGCGGCTCAATGCGGGCGAGCTGCAGCCCTTCCAGGTGCGCGGCTGGGTGGCAAACCGCTTCTACTACCAGTGCCGCATTCCGGTGAAGGACGCCGCCGTGCTGTCGAACTGCGACGACCGCGCGACGCGCCGGCGCTGGGTGGTGCGCATGCTCGACCACGACGGGCATGGCGACCATGAAGGCGCCAACGCGGGCGGCATCGAGATATGGACCCGGCTCGGCATTGCCACCGGCCTGGCGCGCGAGGTGCTCGAGTCGCATGCGCTCGTGGTGCCCGGCGTGCGCTTCGCGGTCGATGCGTATGTCAACTTCGCGCGCACGGCGCCGTGGCAGGAGGCGGTGATTTCGTCGCTCACCGAGATGTTCGCGCCGCGCATCCACAAGGACCGGCTTGCGGGATGGCCCACGCACTACCCGTGGATCGACACCTCGAGCCTGGACTACTTTCGCAGCCGTATTCCGCTGGCCGACCGGGACGTCGAGCACGGCCTCGAAGTGGCGATGCAGTGGTGCACCACGCGCGAGCGGCAGCAGCGTGCGCTGCACATCCTGGGCTTCAAGCTCGACATCCTCTGGGCCCTGCTCGACGCGATCGAGAAGGCTTATCCCGACGACCTTCCGAAAGAACAGCAGCCATGA
- the pqqD gene encoding pyrroloquinoline quinone biosynthesis peptide chaperone PqqD translates to MTAWTDDAQPALTSMYRMQWEEAQQCHVLLFPEGMIKLNGPAAEILQRCDGKTSVAALVADLEHTFGESDLHADVLEFLEQAHGRHWVR, encoded by the coding sequence ATGACCGCATGGACCGACGATGCCCAGCCGGCGCTCACCTCGATGTACCGCATGCAGTGGGAAGAGGCGCAGCAGTGCCACGTGCTGCTGTTCCCCGAGGGCATGATCAAGCTCAACGGGCCGGCGGCCGAGATCCTTCAGCGCTGCGACGGCAAGACCTCGGTGGCCGCGCTCGTGGCCGACCTGGAGCACACCTTCGGCGAGAGCGACCTGCACGCCGACGTGCTCGAATTTCTGGAGCAGGCCCATGGACGCCACTGGGTCCGCTGA
- the pqqE gene encoding pyrroloquinoline quinone biosynthesis protein PqqE — translation MDATGSAEPQTGATAKPPLWLLAELTYRCPLHCAFCSNPVDYTRYREELDTAEWIRVFREARAMGAVQLGFSGGEPLLRDDLPELVAAAHELGFYTNLITSGVGLTPQRAETLKRAGLDHIQLSFQDSSRELNDFLSSTKTFDLKQRVARTIKDLGYPMVLNCVMHRYNLPHVGRIIEMAEAMEADFLELANVQYYGWAWRNREMLMPSRDMLATAEAVVETHRPRLDGRMKILWVVPDYAEGKPKPCMAGWGSVFLVVAPDGVALPCHSARMLPGLDFPNVREHSVRSIWQESPAFGAYRGTGWMSSTCQSCDEKEKDHGGCRCQAFLLAGDAAATDPVCPKSPRHDEVEAMVKAAGDPRDLGTPIRFVPGARRAGDLVFRTDANALG, via the coding sequence ATGGACGCCACTGGGTCCGCTGAGCCGCAAACCGGCGCCACGGCCAAGCCGCCGCTGTGGCTGCTGGCCGAGCTGACCTACCGCTGCCCGCTGCACTGCGCCTTCTGCTCCAACCCGGTCGACTACACGCGCTACCGCGAAGAGCTGGACACGGCCGAATGGATTCGCGTGTTCCGCGAAGCACGCGCGATGGGCGCGGTGCAGCTGGGCTTCTCGGGCGGCGAACCGCTGCTGCGCGACGACCTGCCCGAACTGGTCGCGGCGGCGCACGAGCTCGGCTTCTATACCAACCTGATCACCTCGGGCGTGGGCCTCACGCCGCAGCGTGCCGAGACGTTGAAGCGCGCGGGGCTGGACCACATCCAGCTGTCGTTCCAGGACTCGAGCCGCGAGCTCAACGACTTCCTCAGCTCCACGAAGACCTTCGACCTCAAGCAGCGCGTGGCCCGCACCATCAAGGACCTCGGCTACCCGATGGTGCTGAACTGCGTGATGCACCGCTACAACCTGCCGCACGTGGGCCGCATCATCGAGATGGCCGAGGCGATGGAGGCCGACTTTCTCGAACTCGCCAACGTGCAGTACTACGGCTGGGCCTGGCGCAACCGCGAGATGCTGATGCCCTCGCGCGACATGCTGGCCACGGCCGAGGCGGTGGTGGAAACCCATCGCCCGCGCCTGGACGGCCGCATGAAGATCCTCTGGGTGGTGCCCGACTACGCCGAGGGCAAGCCCAAGCCCTGCATGGCGGGGTGGGGCAGCGTGTTCCTCGTGGTCGCGCCCGACGGCGTGGCGCTGCCGTGCCACAGCGCGCGCATGCTGCCCGGGCTCGACTTTCCCAATGTGCGCGAGCACAGCGTCCGCAGCATCTGGCAGGAGAGCCCGGCCTTCGGCGCCTACCGTGGCACGGGCTGGATGAGCAGCACCTGCCAGAGCTGCGACGAGAAGGAGAAGGACCACGGCGGCTGCCGCTGCCAGGCCTTCCTGCTGGCGGGCGATGCGGCGGCCACGGACCCGGTGTGCCCGAAGAGCCCGCGGCATGACGAGGTCGAGGCGATGGTCAAGGCGGCGGGTGATCCGCGCGACCTCGGCACGCCGATCCGTTTCGTGCCGGGCGCGCGGCGTGCAGGCGACCTCGTCTTTCGCACCGACGCGAATGCATTGGGTTGA
- a CDS encoding alpha/beta fold hydrolase: MTITHRLPLDGGHVMHVEEHGNPAGLPVVVLHGGPGSGCSPLLRRDFDPAHYRIVCPDQRGSGLSTPTGSIEHNTLADLLADLRCLRAHLRIDRWLVVGGSWGATLALMHALDAPEAVAGLLLRNVFLARQSDIDALFAGALRHDSPAWQELWDEAERRQCPVTVPIAEVFAHGTWARQCELTRCWFDWEQRLATGGAAPPIDEAMLPRLVARYRVQSHYLRHGCWLGAPTLLQRCAAMPVVPTLIVHGTQDALCPPEGAQALAQVLGAPLQWAQGAGHDPTHPAIAAAMQQALRDYAATQAFGVSAAAP, translated from the coding sequence ATGACGATCACCCATCGCCTGCCTCTGGACGGCGGGCATGTGATGCACGTCGAGGAGCACGGCAACCCGGCGGGCCTGCCCGTGGTGGTGCTGCATGGCGGACCGGGCTCGGGCTGCTCGCCGCTGTTGCGTCGGGACTTCGATCCGGCGCACTACCGCATCGTCTGCCCCGACCAGCGCGGTTCGGGCCTCAGCACACCCACAGGATCGATCGAACACAACACGCTCGCCGATCTGCTGGCCGACTTGCGTTGCCTGCGCGCGCACCTGCGCATCGACCGATGGCTGGTGGTGGGCGGCTCGTGGGGCGCCACGCTGGCGCTGATGCATGCGCTCGATGCACCCGAGGCCGTCGCGGGCCTGCTGCTGCGCAACGTGTTCCTCGCGCGCCAAAGCGATATCGATGCGCTCTTCGCCGGAGCCCTGCGGCACGACAGTCCCGCATGGCAAGAACTGTGGGACGAGGCCGAGCGCAGGCAATGCCCGGTGACGGTGCCGATCGCCGAGGTCTTCGCGCACGGCACCTGGGCGCGGCAGTGCGAGCTGACACGCTGCTGGTTCGATTGGGAACAGCGCCTCGCCACCGGCGGCGCTGCGCCGCCGATCGACGAAGCGATGCTGCCGCGGCTCGTGGCGCGGTACCGCGTGCAGAGCCACTACCTGCGGCATGGCTGTTGGCTCGGCGCACCCACGCTGCTGCAGCGCTGCGCCGCAATGCCTGTTGTGCCCACGCTGATCGTGCATGGCACGCAGGACGCGCTGTGTCCGCCCGAGGGCGCCCAGGCACTGGCGCAGGTGCTGGGCGCGCCGCTGCAGTGGGCGCAGGGCGCGGGCCACGACCCGACGCATCCGGCCATCGCCGCGGCCATGCAGCAGGCGCTGCGCGACTACGCGGCCACGCAGGCCTTCGGCGTCAGCGCAGCCGCGCCTTGA
- a CDS encoding ELWxxDGT repeat protein codes for MLALLAALPAAAQDLAQDPEREVLPEQRQRLAFIAPSGLAPLGSGKMVFSAFHVATGQELWVTDGSNAGTTLLKDIRPGFRGSFPAGQVAFKGHVYTTATDGASGLELWRTDGTAAGTAQVIDLRPGEEGSMPNELTVFRDALYFVADDGQTGFQVWKTTGDAKGTTRVSAVDAGPRALTRQLTVAGPRLFFTATTRTQGHELWVTDGTPEHTRLVKDIRPGLEDAGIQNLTAVGNDVYFTAHDGEHGAELWKSDGTEHGTQLVKDLRPGAAPSRPAHLAVLGRTLYFSADDGVHGIELWKTDGTAKGTALVKDIRPGPSGSVSSAIAVMSGKLYFAATDGVSGAELWRSDGTAAGTVRVKDIAPGAENGSPARFAVIGSRLWFAANGGGGRGVEPWTSDGTPAGTRAVADLAADERHAMPLGFRALGDAVLFVADDGHGNDRLWSYRKDGKVTLIGDPLKARLR; via the coding sequence GTGCTCGCCCTGCTCGCGGCCCTGCCTGCCGCTGCACAAGACCTTGCGCAAGACCCCGAGCGCGAGGTGCTGCCCGAGCAGCGCCAGCGGCTGGCCTTCATCGCGCCCTCCGGCCTCGCGCCGCTGGGCAGCGGCAAGATGGTGTTCAGCGCCTTCCATGTCGCGACCGGCCAGGAGCTGTGGGTCACCGACGGCAGCAACGCCGGCACGACCTTGTTGAAAGACATAAGGCCCGGCTTTCGGGGGTCGTTCCCTGCCGGTCAGGTTGCGTTCAAGGGCCACGTCTACACCACGGCCACCGACGGCGCGAGCGGGCTGGAACTGTGGCGCACCGACGGCACCGCCGCCGGCACGGCGCAGGTGATCGACCTGCGCCCCGGCGAGGAAGGGTCGATGCCCAACGAGCTGACGGTGTTCCGCGACGCGCTCTACTTCGTGGCCGACGACGGCCAGACCGGCTTCCAGGTGTGGAAGACCACGGGCGATGCGAAGGGCACCACGCGCGTGTCCGCCGTCGACGCCGGGCCGCGCGCCCTCACCCGCCAGCTCACCGTCGCCGGCCCGCGCCTGTTTTTCACCGCGACCACGCGCACGCAGGGCCACGAGCTCTGGGTGACCGACGGCACGCCCGAGCACACGCGCCTGGTGAAGGACATCCGCCCGGGCCTCGAGGACGCGGGCATCCAGAACCTCACGGCCGTGGGCAACGACGTCTACTTCACCGCGCACGACGGCGAGCACGGCGCCGAGCTGTGGAAGAGCGACGGCACCGAACACGGCACGCAGCTGGTGAAAGACCTGCGCCCCGGCGCCGCGCCCTCACGGCCGGCGCACCTGGCGGTGCTGGGCCGCACGCTGTACTTCTCGGCCGACGACGGCGTGCACGGCATCGAGCTGTGGAAGACCGACGGCACCGCGAAGGGCACGGCGCTGGTGAAGGACATCCGGCCGGGACCGAGCGGCTCCGTGTCGAGCGCGATCGCCGTGATGAGCGGCAAGCTCTACTTCGCCGCGACCGACGGCGTGTCGGGCGCGGAGCTGTGGCGCAGCGACGGCACAGCAGCGGGCACGGTGCGCGTGAAGGACATCGCACCGGGCGCAGAGAACGGCTCGCCGGCGCGCTTCGCCGTCATCGGTTCGCGCCTGTGGTTCGCGGCGAACGGCGGCGGTGGCCGGGGTGTCGAGCCCTGGACCAGCGACGGCACACCGGCCGGCACGCGCGCCGTGGCCGACCTTGCCGCGGACGAACGCCACGCCATGCCGCTGGGCTTTCGTGCGCTCGGCGATGCGGTGCTCTTCGTGGCCGACGACGGCCATGGCAACGACCGGCTGTGGTCCTATCGCAAGGACGGCAAGGTGACACTGATCGGCGATCCGCTCAAGGCGCGGCTGCGCTGA
- a CDS encoding TRAP transporter large permease, translating to MTIVVFVGSLLLAMAMGIPIAFSLLASGVALMWHLDLFDAQILTQNVIGGADSFPLLAVPFFMLAGEIMNVGGLSKRIVDFALALVGHVKGGLGYVTIMAGCLLSALSGSAVADAAALTALLLPMMVRAGHDKPRAAGLIAATGVIGPVIPPSIGLVIFGVAANVSISKLFLAAIVPGLLIGGALWITWAWLVRREKIVPPPRKSSAEIAAAFRNALWALMLPVIILVGLRMGVFTPTEAAVVAAVYALFVSTVVYREITWRDLYAIFVNAAKTSAIVMFLIAAAMVSAWLITVADLPSKIVGMLEPFMGNQMLLMIAIMVLVMVVGTAMDMTPTILILTPVLMPVVKAAGIDPVYFGVLFIINNSIGLVTPPVGTVLNVVAGVGKISMDDVTRGVVPFMLAEFAILFVMVAFPQLVIVPARWFGG from the coding sequence ATGACCATCGTTGTTTTCGTCGGCTCGCTGTTGCTTGCCATGGCGATGGGCATTCCCATCGCCTTCTCGCTGCTGGCCAGCGGTGTCGCACTGATGTGGCACCTCGACCTGTTCGACGCGCAGATCCTCACGCAGAACGTGATCGGCGGCGCCGACAGCTTTCCGCTGCTGGCCGTGCCCTTCTTCATGCTCGCGGGCGAGATCATGAACGTGGGCGGGCTGTCCAAGCGCATCGTCGACTTCGCGCTCGCGCTCGTCGGCCATGTGAAGGGCGGCCTGGGCTACGTGACCATCATGGCGGGCTGCCTGCTGTCGGCGCTCTCGGGTTCGGCCGTGGCCGACGCCGCCGCGCTCACCGCGCTGCTGCTGCCGATGATGGTGCGCGCGGGCCACGACAAGCCGCGCGCGGCCGGCCTCATTGCGGCCACCGGCGTGATCGGCCCCGTGATCCCGCCGAGCATCGGCTTGGTGATCTTCGGCGTGGCGGCCAACGTGTCGATCTCCAAGCTGTTTCTCGCGGCCATCGTGCCGGGCCTGCTGATCGGCGGCGCGCTGTGGATCACCTGGGCCTGGCTGGTGCGGCGCGAAAAAATCGTGCCGCCGCCGCGCAAGTCGTCGGCCGAAATTGCCGCCGCCTTCCGCAACGCGCTGTGGGCGCTGATGCTGCCGGTGATCATTCTCGTGGGCCTGCGCATGGGCGTGTTCACGCCCACCGAGGCCGCGGTGGTGGCCGCCGTGTACGCGCTCTTCGTGTCGACGGTGGTGTACCGCGAGATCACCTGGCGCGACCTGTACGCCATCTTCGTGAATGCGGCCAAGACCAGCGCCATCGTGATGTTCCTGATCGCCGCGGCCATGGTGAGCGCCTGGCTCATCACGGTGGCCGACCTGCCCTCGAAGATCGTGGGCATGCTGGAGCCGTTCATGGGCAACCAGATGCTGCTCATGATCGCGATCATGGTGCTCGTGATGGTGGTGGGCACGGCGATGGACATGACGCCGACCATCCTTATCCTCACGCCGGTGCTCATGCCGGTGGTGAAGGCGGCCGGCATCGACCCCGTGTACTTCGGCGTGCTGTTCATCATCAACAACTCGATCGGCCTCGTCACGCCGCCGGTGGGCACGGTGCTCAACGTGGTGGCCGGCGTCGGCAAGATCTCGATGGACGACGTCACGCGCGGCGTGGTGCCGTTCATGCTGGCCGAGTTCGCGATCCTGTTCGTGATGGTGGCGTTTCCGCAGCTGGTGATCGTGCCGGCGCGGTGGTTCGGGGGCTGA
- a CDS encoding TRAP transporter small permease gives MTRWLDRCCTGIEALIATALAVMVVLVFGNVVLRYGFNSGITVSEEISRWLFIWMTFLGAVVALKEHGHLGVDMVVQKLPPIGKKICLAVGHVVMLYIVWLLLQGSIAQARINWDVTAPVTGASMAIVYASGIVFSVLAGLILALDLLRLLTGRIADHELVMVQESEEAVQLQQILGSQDAKEPGARP, from the coding sequence ATGACCCGCTGGCTCGACCGGTGCTGCACCGGCATCGAGGCGCTGATCGCGACCGCGCTCGCGGTCATGGTCGTGCTCGTGTTCGGCAACGTGGTGCTGCGCTACGGTTTCAACTCGGGCATCACGGTGTCCGAGGAAATCTCGCGCTGGCTCTTCATCTGGATGACCTTCCTGGGCGCCGTGGTGGCGCTGAAGGAGCACGGCCACCTGGGTGTCGACATGGTGGTGCAGAAGCTGCCCCCCATCGGCAAGAAGATCTGCCTGGCCGTCGGCCATGTGGTCATGCTCTACATCGTCTGGCTGCTGCTGCAGGGCAGCATCGCGCAGGCGCGCATCAACTGGGACGTGACGGCGCCCGTCACCGGCGCGTCGATGGCCATCGTCTACGCCTCGGGCATCGTGTTCTCGGTGCTGGCCGGACTCATCCTGGCGCTCGACCTGCTGCGCCTGCTCACGGGCCGCATCGCCGACCATGAGCTGGTGATGGTGCAGGAGTCGGAAGAAGCGGTGCAGCTGCAGCAGATCCTGGGTTCGCAGGACGCCAAGGAACCGGGGGCACGGCCATGA
- a CDS encoding type II 3-dehydroquinate dehydratase produces MKILVLHGPNLNLFGRREPHIYGKTTLAEINAQLQALAVELGVTLETIQSNHEGDLIDFLHTHIDDAQGALVNPAGLTQHGVPLHDAIKAMPFPTIEVHMSNIAAREAWRAHSIISPAVKGTVQGLGPLSYLAALRALVDMQRQAQAQAQAAA; encoded by the coding sequence ATGAAGATCCTCGTTCTCCACGGCCCCAACCTCAACCTGTTCGGTCGCCGCGAACCCCACATCTACGGCAAGACCACGCTCGCCGAAATCAACGCGCAGCTGCAGGCGCTCGCCGTCGAACTCGGCGTGACGCTCGAAACCATCCAGTCGAACCACGAAGGCGACCTGATCGACTTCCTGCACACCCATATCGACGATGCGCAAGGCGCACTGGTGAACCCCGCCGGCCTCACGCAGCACGGCGTGCCGCTGCACGACGCGATCAAGGCCATGCCGTTCCCGACCATCGAGGTCCACATGTCCAACATCGCCGCGCGCGAGGCATGGCGCGCGCATTCGATCATCTCGCCGGCGGTGAAGGGCACGGTCCAGGGCCTGGGCCCGCTGTCGTACCTGGCCGCGTTGCGCGCGCTGGTCGACATGCAGCGCCAGGCGCAGGCGCAAGCACAGGCCGCGGCATGA